The Terrirubrum flagellatum nucleotide sequence CGCCCCGCTTTCGCGCGCTTCCCGTCTATGCTCAATCGCGGAGCGCCGACGCCAACCCTTACGAGTCGCACCATGGGCCTTGAGCCCCCCGTCCTGTCCATCGTCATCCCGGTCTATAACGAGGCCGGCGGCCTTGATGAACTCGTCGCGAAGCTGGCCGAAACGATGGCGCGCATCGAGCCGTCCTTCGAGGTCGTCTTCGTCAATGACGGCAGCCGCGACGCCACGGCCGACGAACTGCGCCTCCTCTGCGCTGCAGACTCCAGACTCTCGGCGGTGTCCTTCAGCCGAAATTTCGGCAAGGAGATCGCCATCGCCGCCGGGCTCGATCATGCGCGCGGCCAGGCCGTGGTGATCATGGACGCCGACCTGCAGCATCCGCCAGAGGTGATCGCCGAGTTCCTCGCCAAGTGGCGCGAAGGCTACGCCAATGTTTATGGCGTGCGCCGCGACCGCGCGATCGAGAGCCCGCTCAAACGAGCCTTCGCGCGCGGCTTCTACAAGCTCTTCGCGAATTTCGGCGAGACCGAGCTGCCGACCGGCGCCGGCGACTTCCGCCTGCTCGACCGCAAGGCCGTCGATGCTCTGAAAGCGCTCGGCGAACGCGCCCGCTTCTCCAAGGGCCTCTATTCCTGGATCGGCTTCAAATCGATCGGCGTGCCGTTCGATGTTCACGAGCGCGCGCATGGCTCGACGAAATGGAGCTTCCGCAAGCTTCTGCGCTTTGCGCTCGATGGCATCACGTCGTTCTCCACGGTGCCGCTGCGCGTGTGGACCTATGTCGGATTGTTCGTCTCGTTCTGCGCCTTTCTCGCAGCGATCAGGTTCACTATCGAAGCATTGTTTTACGGAATCACGACGCCGGGCTTCCCGACGCTGATCGTGTCGGTGATGTTCTTCGCCGGCATCCAGCTCATGTCGCTCGGCATCCTCGGTGAATATATCGGCCGCATCTTCGCGGAAGTGAAAAGACGGCCGCTCTACATTGTCGAAGAGCGGATGGGTTTTGACGACGCGCCGCGTCCCATGACGCGCGACGAACGTCGCACGACTGATTCTGCGGCGCGTTGAGCATGTTCAAAAACATCCTGTCGGTCGGCGGGATCACGCTCGTCTCGCGCGTCACCGGATTCTTCCGCGACGTGGTGTTGGCGGCGGCGCTCGGCGCGGGCCCGCTGGCGGACGCCTTCGTCGTCGCGATGCGGCTGCCGAACATGTTCCGTTCGCTGTTCGGCGAAGGCGCCTTCAGCGCCGCCTATGTGCCGTCCTACACGCGTCTGCGCACGACGGAAGGACCCGCTGCCGCGCAGAATTTCGCGGCCCAGATTCAGACCGTGCTGCTCGCCTCGCAGCTCATCCTGCTTGCGATCGCGCTGGTCGCCATGCCGTGGGTCGTGCGCGCTCTGGCGCCCGGCTTTGCGGTCGATGACGCGAAATTCGACCTCGCGGTCACGCTGTCGCGCATCACCTTCCCCTATCTCCTGTTCATGACTCTGGTGACCCAACTCACGGGATCGCTGAACGCCGTGAACCGCTTCGCCGCCGGCGCCTTCGCGCCCGTGCTGCTCAATCTCTCGATGATCGCGGCGCTGCTGCTCGCCTTTCTCTTTCCCTCCGCGACCCATGCGGCGGCGTGGGGCGTGACGTTCTCCGGCGTCGCGCAGCTCCTGCTTCTCGTCGCGGCGGCGAAACGCGCGGACGTGCTGCCCGGTCTTGTGCGGCCGACGAACGAGCCCGAGATGCGCGATTTCTGGCGCGCCTTCTGGCCGGCGGTGATCGGCTCGTCAGGCGTGCAGATCGCAGTTTTCGTCGATCTCATTCTGTCGACGCTGCTGCCCGCCGGCGGCCCCGCGACGATCTACTACGCCGACCGCATCTATCAATTGCCGATCGGCGTGCTCGCCATCGCCGGCGCGACCGTGCTGCTGCCGGAGATGAGCCGCCGCATCGCGGCCGGCGACGTCGAAGGCGCCCATCGCGCGCAGTCGCGCATCTTCGCCTTCACGCTCGCGCTGAGCGGCCCGGTCTTCGCGGCGATCCTCGCCATTCCCGACCTCATCATGCGCGCCGCCTTCGTGCGCGGCGATTTCACCACGGCGGATGCGAGCGCATCGGCCGCGGTGCTCGCGGCTTACGGGCTTGGACTTCCCGCGATCGTGCTGATCGGCAGCGCCGTCGCAAGCTTCCGCGCCCGCGGCGACACGAAGACGCCGATGCTGATTTCGTTCGCCGCGATCGGGATCAATGTGCTGCTGAAGATCGCGCTCGCGCCGCGCATCGGCGCGCCGGGCCTCGCCTTCGCCACCGCGGTCGGCGCCTGGATCAACCTCATTGCGCTCGTCATCGTCGCGCGCAAGCGCGGTCTCATGCAGGCGACTGACGATTTCTCACGCATCCTTGCGATTGTGGCGCTGGCGACGATCGCGGCCGGCGCGACCTATTATTTCGCGCAGGCGCCGGTGGAGCGGCTCGTCGCAATGGCGCCGTGGCTGCGCGATCTCATTGCGCTTGCGATCGTGGGATTTGCGGGATGCGCGATCTATGCGGTGATCATGCTCGCGGGCGCGCGCGCGGCTGGTGTGAAACTGGCGCGAAGATAGGCGCTGCGCGGATTCTTGCGCTGGGCCCCGGACTTCGTTCCGCTCACTTCGTTAGCTGCACGAATCCGGGGCCCAGCGAAAAACTTCGCGCAGCGACCTTACACCGGCTGCGTCGCCGCAAACTCCCAGTAAGCCTCGCGCGCCTTGCGGTAGAACGGGCCGGGCTGCAGCTCGCGATCCCCAAATTTCAGCACCGGCATGCATTTCGAGAAATTGCCGGACATGAAGATTTCGTCCGCCGTCTCGAAATCGGGAATGCGCAGCGTGCTCTCCATCACGGTGGCGCCCTTCTCGCGCAGCAGCCTGATCATGCGCTGGCGCGTGATGCCATTGAGGAAGGTGCCGTTCGGCGCCGGCGTATGCACCACGCCGTCCTTCGCCATGAAGATGTTCGACGTGGTCGTCTCCGCGACATTGCCGAGCATGTCGAGCACCAGCGCATTGTCAAAGCCGCGCGACTTCGCCTCGCGCAGCGCACGGGCGTTGTTGGGATAGAGCGCGCCGGTCTTGATGTCGGTCGGCATCGTCTCAAGCGTGGGGCGACGGAACACCGAGACGGTCATGCTGGCGCCGCCGGGAACCGGCATCGGCGCGACAAACATGCAGAGGCAGAAGCGCGTGCCTTCAGGATCGGGCAGGATCATGCCCGGCCCATCCGACTCGCCCCAATACATCGGCTTCACATAGAGCTCAGCGCCAGGCCCGAATTTCTTCGCGCCCTCGCGCGCGAGTTCGACGATGCGCCCGGCCGGCATGGTCGCCTTCAGCCCCATTTTGGCGGCGGACGCGTTCACGCGCTCGGCGTGACGATCCATGTCGGGCATCCAGCCATTGAACACGCGGGCGCCGTCGAACACCGACGAGGCCTGCCAGGCGGCGTGCGAGCGCGGACCCATGATGCCAGGATTGCCCGACACCCACTCGCCATCGAGCCAGGTCCAGGTCTCGGAATGCCACGCCATATGATCCTCCTCGTTTCGCCGTCCAATTGCGCTTTCGCTCCCGGCCCGGTCAACACCGCGCGATGGCCGCGATCCATGAAATGGCGGCATCGTTTCCATCAGCGCCTATGATCCTGGCGATCAGGGCGCTTGATCCGAGCGCACGGACGCGGAACAAAACCGGCCCGCAAGGAGTCCATCATGCCGCTTCATCCGCTCATCGGCTCGGGCGTCAAGGCGTTCGTGTTCGACGCCTATGGCACCCTGTTCGACGTTCATTCCGCGGTGATGCGCCACGCGCCGCGCGTGGGACCGCTGGCTCAGGCGCTCTCCGATCTCTGGCGGACGAAGCAGCTTGAATATTCCTGGGTGATGTCGCTCGCCGGCCGCTGGCGCAGCTTCTGGGAGTTGACGGAAGACGCGCTCGATTTCGCGCTGGCGCGCCACTCCTCGATCGACGCATCGCTGAAGCCCGATCTGATGGCGGCCTATCGCACGCTGTCCGCCTATCCCGAGGCGCCCGAGACGCTGCGACGATTGCGCGCCGAAAACTATCGCACGGCGATCCTGTCGAATGGCGAGATGACGATGCTGCATCATGCGATCGCGTCCGCCGGCATCGGCGACCTCCTCGACGCGGTCTGGTCGGTCGACGAGGTGCAGATCTTCAAGCCGGACCGGCGCGTCTATCAGCTTGCGGTTGGCGGCTTCGGACTGTCGCCGCAGGAGATGTGCATGGTGTCGTCAAACCGCTGGGACGTGGCGGGATCGACGGCCTTCGGCATGAAGGCGGTGTGGGTGAACAGGGCCGGCAATCCGGACGAATATCCCGATCTCGCGCCACGCGCCGTGGTGAAGGATTTGGGCGGCTTGCTGTAGATCAGGCCCATCCTATTTCGCGCTCAAACTTCGCAGACATCACGCGCAGCGGCTTTGCGAGACGTCGCGCCCGCGCACCTTTGATGGGCGTCCGAAGCCGTGTACACTCGATGGATTGAATTTATCGGGATTGAGCCATGCGACTATTGTCGAGAATTCTGCTGGCGGCGGCTCTCTGCCATCTCGCCCCCGCTTACGCGCAGGCGCCGAAGAAAGCTGTGGCGTCTCCTGCCCTGCAGAAGGAATTCACTGATTTCATCGCGAAGTTTCGCGCGGCGTTGAAGGCCAACGACTCCGCCGCCGTCGCCGGCATGACCCGGCTGCCCTATATGCAGGACGAGGCCAAGCTGGACGCCGCGCAATTCCGCGCGAAAGCCTATCCCGGCATTTTCACGGCGAAAAACCGCGCCTGCATTCAGGGCGGCAAGGCGACCTACGATCGCGATGGCGAAAACAACGACAACTATTTCATCTTCTGCGGTCAGCTCATCTTCGTGTTCACGAAGACGCCTGCTGGCTTCGTATTCGCAGAAGTCGGCGCCAACGATTGATCATCGCTGTTGTTCTTTGCGGCGCGGTCATGTTTCCGTGGCGCGAATGCTGCTCGCTTATTCTGCTTCTTGCCGCGCGCCCCTCTCCCCTTGCGGGAGAGGGTGTCGCCGAAGGCGACGGGTGAGGGGGAAGCATCTCGCATCGAGTTTTCCCCTCATCCGTCGCTGCGCCAAGCGCAGCGACACCTTCTCCCGCAAGGGGAGAAGGAACGCACTCGACTACTGCGGCTTCTTTGCGCCGCTGTTTTCACTCCGCCAGCGCCGCTAAAATCCGCACCCAGCTCCTGACGCCCTTGTGGAACGAGGAGAGATCATACTTCTCGTTCGGCGAATGCACCCTGTCATCGTCAAGCGCAAAGCCCACAAGCAGCGAGTCAAGGCCGAGCGTGCGCTTGAAATCGCCGACAACGGGAATCGATCCGCCGGAGCCGATCATCACCGTCTTCTTGCCCCACTCCTTCGTCAGCGCATCGCGCGTCTTCAGGAGATCGGGGCTGTCGAACGGCAACTGGATCGCGCGCGAGCCCTTGTAGCCAATGAACTCGACGGAGCAGTCGGCTGGAACCTGGCTCTTCACGAAAGCGCGGAAATTCTTCTGGATCGCGGCTGGGTCCTGATCGCCGACGAGCCGGAACGACACCTTGGCGCGCGCTTCGCCTGCGATGACGGTCTTCGTGCCCTCGCCGGTGTAGCCGCCCCAGATGCCGTTGACGTCGCAGGTCGGTCGCGTCGACACCTGTTCGATCAGCAGACGGCCCTTCTCGCCAGCTGACTTCTTCAGCCCTATCGGCCCGAGGAACTGCTTTTCCGTCAGCTTCAATTTGGCGAGATCGGCCTTCACAGCTTTCGGAAGATTGGACACGCCCTTGTAGAAATCAGGCACGCGCACGCGGCCGTTCTTGTCGTGCAGCGAGCCGCAGATGCGCGAGAGAATATGGATCGGGTTCTGCGCCGCGCCGCCATAGACGCCTGAGTGCAGATCGCGGTTCGCGGCGCGCAGGATGATCTCCTCATAGACCATGCCGCGCAGCGACGTCGTGATCGCTGGCGTCTTCCGGTCCCACATGCCGGTGTCGCATACGAGCGCGAGATCGGCTTCGAGCTCCTTCTTGTTGGCCTTCACGAAGGGCGGAAGATTGATCGAGCCCGATTCCTCCTCGCCCTCGACCATCAGCGTCACGCCGATCGGCAACGAGCCCGTCGCCTTCTTCCAGGCGCGGCAGGCTTCGACGAAGGTCATCACCTGGCCCTTGTCGTCGCAGGCGCCGCGCGCCGAGATCACCTTCCTGTCCTTCTCGATCTGGATCAGCTTGGGATCGAAGGGATCATGGTTCCAGAGATTGAGCGGATCGACCGGCTGCACGTCGTAATGGCCGTAGAACAGCGCATGGCGCTTGGCGCCGCCATTCATGCGCCCGACGACGACGGGATGGCCAGCCGTGGGCCGCGCCGACGCCTCGAAGCCGATCGACGCGACATCCTCGGCCAGCCATTCGGCGGCGCGGCGGCAGTCCTCCTTGTAGGCGGAATCGGTCGAAATCGACGGCATCCTGAGGAAAGCGAACAGCCGCTCGAGCGACTGATCGAGATCGGCGTCGACGACGCCGAGAACCTGGTCGAGCTGGGATGAAGGCGTCATGTCGCGGTCCGGGGGATTCGATGGCGGCTGTGAGCGGATTAAAAGAAATCGATGTCAGTGATGCAATGCCGATGTCGCTGCGACAGGCTGCGCGTCGCGCAGGCCGGCGATCAGCTCCGGCCGCTCCGCCAGCAACCGCTTCGTATGCTCGTAGCCCAGCGCGACGGCGCGATCGAAATTCTTCCAGTCGAGAAGCCCAAGCAGTCCGACCGGCGGGCGGATGATCAGCGCGGCGTGATCCTGATCGCGCTTCGTCGTCGAGACGCTGCCGACGGTTCCGACGCGCCACAGCGTCTCCATGATGCTGGGAACGCCCGGCTCGGCGCCAACGAGCCGCCGCCAGAAGGGATGGGCCGGGGGATGGACGTGATCGAAATGCTCATCGCCGCTGACATCGACGCCGATGACGGGACCGCGCAGCATCGCAGTCGCCGCATCGATCGGGAGATTGTCCATGATGCCGCCATCGACATGGACGAGCCCGCCCTCGACGACAGGCGGCAGCACGCCGGGAATGGAGACGCTCGCCTGCAGCCAGCGGCGCAGCAGTCCGGCGCGGTGCGCCATCGGCGCGGCGCGCGTCAGACAAGAAGTCACGCAGAAATAGGGCCGGCGCAAATCCTCGATATGGATGTCGGCGAACGCCTGGGTCAGCAGCCACTCCACTTTCCGGCCGCGAAACAGCGAGACCACGGGCAGCGTCGGGTCTGACAGGGGCCTGCGACGGACGAAGGACTGGCGCAGTTTTTCATGCACGAGTTCGCGCGGCCAGCCGCCGGCGTAAGCTGCGGCGATGATCGCGCCCATGCTCGATCCGCCGAAAATGTCGATTGATGCGCCCGCCTCGATCAGCGCATCGACGACGCCGAGATGGGCGAACCCGCGCGCGCCGCCGCCGGACAGGACGATGGCCGTCG carries:
- the murJ gene encoding murein biosynthesis integral membrane protein MurJ; the encoded protein is MFKNILSVGGITLVSRVTGFFRDVVLAAALGAGPLADAFVVAMRLPNMFRSLFGEGAFSAAYVPSYTRLRTTEGPAAAQNFAAQIQTVLLASQLILLAIALVAMPWVVRALAPGFAVDDAKFDLAVTLSRITFPYLLFMTLVTQLTGSLNAVNRFAAGAFAPVLLNLSMIAALLLAFLFPSATHAAAWGVTFSGVAQLLLLVAAAKRADVLPGLVRPTNEPEMRDFWRAFWPAVIGSSGVQIAVFVDLILSTLLPAGGPATIYYADRIYQLPIGVLAIAGATVLLPEMSRRIAAGDVEGAHRAQSRIFAFTLALSGPVFAAILAIPDLIMRAAFVRGDFTTADASASAAVLAAYGLGLPAIVLIGSAVASFRARGDTKTPMLISFAAIGINVLLKIALAPRIGAPGLAFATAVGAWINLIALVIVARKRGLMQATDDFSRILAIVALATIAAGATYYFAQAPVERLVAMAPWLRDLIALAIVGFAGCAIYAVIMLAGARAAGVKLARR
- a CDS encoding glycosyltransferase family 2 protein; this encodes MGLEPPVLSIVIPVYNEAGGLDELVAKLAETMARIEPSFEVVFVNDGSRDATADELRLLCAADSRLSAVSFSRNFGKEIAIAAGLDHARGQAVVIMDADLQHPPEVIAEFLAKWREGYANVYGVRRDRAIESPLKRAFARGFYKLFANFGETELPTGAGDFRLLDRKAVDALKALGERARFSKGLYSWIGFKSIGVPFDVHERAHGSTKWSFRKLLRFALDGITSFSTVPLRVWTYVGLFVSFCAFLAAIRFTIEALFYGITTPGFPTLIVSVMFFAGIQLMSLGILGEYIGRIFAEVKRRPLYIVEERMGFDDAPRPMTRDERRTTDSAAR
- a CDS encoding M20/M25/M40 family metallo-hydrolase; protein product: MTPSSQLDQVLGVVDADLDQSLERLFAFLRMPSISTDSAYKEDCRRAAEWLAEDVASIGFEASARPTAGHPVVVGRMNGGAKRHALFYGHYDVQPVDPLNLWNHDPFDPKLIQIEKDRKVISARGACDDKGQVMTFVEACRAWKKATGSLPIGVTLMVEGEEESGSINLPPFVKANKKELEADLALVCDTGMWDRKTPAITTSLRGMVYEEIILRAANRDLHSGVYGGAAQNPIHILSRICGSLHDKNGRVRVPDFYKGVSNLPKAVKADLAKLKLTEKQFLGPIGLKKSAGEKGRLLIEQVSTRPTCDVNGIWGGYTGEGTKTVIAGEARAKVSFRLVGDQDPAAIQKNFRAFVKSQVPADCSVEFIGYKGSRAIQLPFDSPDLLKTRDALTKEWGKKTVMIGSGGSIPVVGDFKRTLGLDSLLVGFALDDDRVHSPNEKYDLSSFHKGVRSWVRILAALAE
- a CDS encoding branched-chain amino acid aminotransferase, coding for MAWHSETWTWLDGEWVSGNPGIMGPRSHAAWQASSVFDGARVFNGWMPDMDRHAERVNASAAKMGLKATMPAGRIVELAREGAKKFGPGAELYVKPMYWGESDGPGMILPDPEGTRFCLCMFVAPMPVPGGASMTVSVFRRPTLETMPTDIKTGALYPNNARALREAKSRGFDNALVLDMLGNVAETTTSNIFMAKDGVVHTPAPNGTFLNGITRQRMIRLLREKGATVMESTLRIPDFETADEIFMSGNFSKCMPVLKFGDRELQPGPFYRKAREAYWEFAATQPV
- a CDS encoding haloacid dehalogenase type II translates to MPLHPLIGSGVKAFVFDAYGTLFDVHSAVMRHAPRVGPLAQALSDLWRTKQLEYSWVMSLAGRWRSFWELTEDALDFALARHSSIDASLKPDLMAAYRTLSAYPEAPETLRRLRAENYRTAILSNGEMTMLHHAIASAGIGDLLDAVWSVDEVQIFKPDRRVYQLAVGGFGLSPQEMCMVSSNRWDVAGSTAFGMKAVWVNRAGNPDEYPDLAPRAVVKDLGGLL